From the genome of Tachysurus fulvidraco isolate hzauxx_2018 chromosome 20, HZAU_PFXX_2.0, whole genome shotgun sequence, one region includes:
- the pnx gene encoding homeobox protein pnx: MREDKGRGHKHGVSLSLLSLRSVRLALQEFVPGVNMQQETRKPQRISSFSIADILDPSKFTGRHQDAQSNKLSDYRNKRSCDELSSDESAEGSDEVSAATEAKESPRIGGKAKIKGRRMRTAFTMDQLHVLERSFQSSHYLSVFERHVIAKALELSETQVKIWFQNRRTKWKKEQEGRELEELYQCATIAPVIVPTTLNLSSTSCNRSSPVNFYSARNLLSSYPALALL; this comes from the exons ATGCGCGAGGACAAGGGGCGAGGACACAAGCACGGAGTTTCTCTGTCACTCCTCTCACTCCGATCTGTACGACTGGCACTTCAGGAGTTTGTTCCGGGCGTGAATATGCAACAAGAAACCAGAAAACCTCAGcggatttcttctttttccatcGCAGACATCCTGGATCCGTCCAAATTCACAGGGAGGCATCAGGATGCGCAAAGCAATAAACTTTCCGATTACAGAAACAAGAGAAGTTGCG ATGAATTATCCAGTGATGAAAGTGCTGAGGGCTCAGATGAAGTTTCAGCAGCCACAGAAGCGAAAGAAAGCCCTCGCATTGGTGGTAAAGCTAAAATCAAGGGTCGGCGCATGCGCACAGCGTTCACTATGGACCAGCTTCACGTGCTCGAGCGCAGCTTCCAGAGCAGCCACTATCTGTCAGTGTTCGAGCGCCATGTCATCGCCAAGGCTCTGGAGCTGTCCGAGACGCAGGTTAAGATCTGGTTTCAGAACAGACGCACCAAGTGGAAGAAGGAGCAAGAGGGTCGGGAGCTGGAGGAGCTGTACCAGTGTGCCACGATAGCGCCGGTGATTGTACCGACCACTCTGAACCTCAGTAGCACCTCCTGTAACAGGTCGAGTCCGGTGAATTTCTACTCGGCACGGAACCTTCTGAGCTCTTATCCCGCACTTGCGTTGCTCTGA
- the aebp1a gene encoding adipocyte enhancer-binding protein 1: MKMRSLKVTLWLTLFAFCWTLSSLDTVQAGSNIRPGKTTKGLRRQSVIADQQKKELQSEGTQLDEPSAIVEGENDKESSKKSPEVILAEKAKKAAEKEAKAKKPKAPKPTKAPKPAKPTKKPKPTKKPKAPKPTKKPKPPKPTKKPKPPKPTKKPKVAKPTPKYEENEKASSPSNKPTMDEEIHKELELDKYPPTKNEDPKTSIPEILKEHDPSYWDAKYEVTEPDLLPKVKEADPITEDPSIYLPIPEETTSTPIIPPAWYEEYDYSDLAAKKLEEEMEKKRKEKEEKAEILRKMWEEEEEERRKQTPVYVKPKNCPPMGMESHRVEDDQILSSSTSHHGFAAQRGRLNMQASNDEEDVYGGAWCADTEEKEHWFQLDARRDVEYTGVITQGRDSETNDDFVSAYFVAFSNDTREWTVLHDGYAEWLFYGNVDKDTPVKNEFFRPVVARYIRILPQSWNGSLCMRLEVLACPLPNSFPTENDVTPTDDLDYRHHNYKEMRQMMKVINEECPNITRIYNIGKSSQGLKMYAMEISDNPGEHETGEPEFRYTAGLHGNEVLGRELLLLLMQFLCKEYNDDNPRVRRLVEGMRIHLVPSLNPDAYELAYEMGSEMGNWALGHWTQEGYDIFQNFPDLNSILWGAEDRGWVPRIVPNHHIPIPENFLNGSVAAETKAIISWMQRTPFVLGANLQGGENIVTYPFDMQRPPQARVPAGRPSYNMNEETWARIQRQNENALRETPDENMFRWLAMTYAHSHLTMTETQHGLCHTDDITGGQGIINHASWKPVVGSMNDFSYLHTNCFEISIFLGCDKFPHESELPLEWENNREALLAFMEQVNRGIKGVVKDTAGNVISNATISVEGIRHDIKTASTGDYWRLLHPGEYRVTARADGYSPQTRLCMVGYGAGASRCSFTLSKSNWARIIEIMEQNRSKPVRVGTRTQTGSKSSTGTNKNNLLVGERRERLRRLRILRMQRLRGKMTTTVVPTTTTTTTTTTTTTATTTTTTPHPTTHTELSTETTDSWFDSWFVKNNNNVPDPIESELPETEPTRDYFEYRIDDY, encoded by the exons ATGAAGATGCGCAGCTTGAAGGTTACGCTCTGGCTCACCTTGTTCGCTTTCTGCTGGACTTTATCATCCCTTGACACTGTGCAAGCAGGCAGTAACATCAGGCCAGGGAAGACCACCAAAGGTCTCAGAAGACAATCTGTAATTGCTGATCAGCAGAAAAAAGAATTACAGTCAGAAGGCACTCAACTGGACGAGCCCAGTGCAATTGTGGAGGGTGAAAATGACAAAGAGAGCAGTAAAAAGTCACCAGAAGTCATCTTAGCAG AAAAGGCAAAGAAAGCAGCAGAGAAGGAGGCCAAAGCAAAGAAACCAAAGGCGCCCAAGCCGACCAAGGCTCCCAAGCCTGCGAAACCAACAAAGAAGCCAAAACCAACCAAAAAACCAAAGGCACCAAAGCCAACCAAAAAGCCCAAACCACCAAAACCAACCAAGAAACCCAAACCTCCAAAACCTACCAAAAAGCCCAAGGTAGCGAAGCCCACCCCAAAGTACGAAGAAAATGAGAAAGCCAGCTCTCCATCTAACAAACCGACCATGGATGAGGAAATTCACAAAGAACTTGAATTGGACAAAT ATCCTCCCACTAAGAACGAAGATCCAAAGACTTCTATTCCCGAAATCTTAAAGGAGCATGACCCCAGTTACTGGGATGCCAAAT ATGAAGTTACAGAGCCTGATCTCTTGCCTAAAGTCAAGGAGGCCGACCCTATCACTGAGGATCCCAGCATATATTTACCCATTCCAG AAGAGACCACATCCACACCAATTATACCACCAGCCTGGTATGAAGAATACGATTATTCCGACT TGGCAGCAAAGAAGctggaggaggagatggagaaaaagcggaaagagaaggaggaaaagg CTGAGATACTCAGGAAAATgtgggaggaggaagaggaagagagaagaaagcaAACTCCTGTTTATGTCAAACCAAAAA ATTGTCCTCCAATGGGCATGGAGTCACATCGCGTGGAAGACGACCAAATCTTGTCCTCTTCGACATCCCATCACGGGTTTGCGGCCCAGAGAGGTCGTTTGAATATGCAG GCTTCGAATGATGAGGAGGATGTATACGGAGGGGCCTGGTGTGCTGACACAGAGGAGAAGGAACACTGGTTTCAGCTGGACGCCCGGCGAGATGTGGAGTACACCGGGGTCATCACTCAGGGCAGGGACTCGGAAACAAA TGACGACTTTGTTTCAGCGTATTTTGTGGCCTTCAGTAATGACACACGTGAATGGACGGTGCTTCACGATGGCTATGCTGAATGG CTTTTTTACGGCAACGTCGACAAAGACACTCCCGTGAAGAACGAGTTTTTCCGTCCTGTAGTCGCTCGATATATCCGAATCTTACCCCAGAGCTGGAACGGCAGTCTGTGCATGAGACTGGAGGTGCTAGCCTGCCCCCTGCCTA atAGTTTCCCGACAGAGAATGATGTCACACCCACCGATGACTTGGATTACAGGCATCACAACTACAAGGAGATGAGGCAG aTGATGAAAGTGATAAATGAAGAGTGTCCCAACATCACCAGAATCTACAACATTGGCAAGAGCTCTCAAGGGCTGAAGATGTACGCGATGGAGATCTCGGACAACCCGGGAGAGCATGAGACAG GCGAGCCAGAATTCCGCTACACCGCTGGTCTTCATGGGAATGAAGTTCTAGGCAGAGAGCTACTATTACTGCTCATGCAGTTCCTTTGCAAGGAGTACAACGACGACAACCCTCGAGTGCGACGCTTGGTGGAAGGAATGCGCATTCATTTAGTGCCTTCTCTCAATCCAGACGCGTACGAGCTGGCTTATGAAATG GGCTCGGAAATGGGAAACTGGGCCCTAGGACACTGGACTCAGGAAGGTTACGACATTTTCCAGAACTTTCCTGACCTTAATAGCATCCTTTGGGGTGCAGAAGACAGGGGCTGGGTTCCCCGAATTGTGCCCAACCACCATATCCCCATTCCCGAGAACTTCTTGAATGGATCA GTGGCTGCTGAGACAAAGGCCATCATCTCCTGGATGCAACGAACGCCCTTCGTTCTGGGAGCAAACCTGCAGGGAGGTGAGAATATTGTCACGTACCCGTTTGACATGCAGAGGCCACCACAGGCCAGAGTCCCAGCTGGGCGTCCAAGCTACAACATGAATGAAGAGACGTGGGCGAGGATACAGAGGCAAAATGAAAATGCGCTACGTGAGACGCCTGACGAGAACATGTTCCGCTGGCTGGCCATGACCTACGCTCACAGCCACCTCACTATGACGGAGACGCAGCACGGCTTGTGTcacactgatgacatcacaggcGGCCAGGGCATCATTAATCATGCTAGCTGGAAACCTGTTGTAGGAA GCATGAATGATTTCAGTTACCTTCACACAAACTGCTTTGAGATATCCATCTTTCTGGGTTGTGACAAATTTCCGCACGAAAGCGAGCTGCCTTTGGAGTGGGAGAACAACCGGGAAGCCCTGCTTGCTTTCATGGAGCAG GTGAATCGTGGCATCAAAGGTGTGGTAAAGGACACTGCTGGGAATGTAATCTCAAATGCTACAATATCAGTGGAGGGCATCAGGCATGACATCAAAACAG CTTCAACAGGTGATTACTGGCGTCTTTTACACCCAGGTGAGTATCGTGTGACTGCAAGAGCTGACGGTTATTCACCTCAGACGCGCTTGTGCATGGTAGGCTACGGGGCAGGCGCATCACGATGCAGCTTCACATTATCCAAGTCTAACTGGGCAAGAATTATAGAGATCATGGAGCAGAATAGGAGTAAACCAGTTCGGGTGGGTACCCGGACCCAAACTGGAAGCAAAAGCAGTACcggtacaaataaaaataacctgCTTGTTGGGGAAAGACGAGAACGACTGCGCCGTCTGCGCATTCTGCGGATGCAGAGGCTAAGAGGCAAAATGACTACCACTGTAGTGCCAACaactaccaccaccactacaaccaccaccaccaccaccgccaccaccaccaccaccactccaCATCCCACCACCCACACAGAGCTGAGCACAGAAACCACTGACTCGTGGTTCGACTCGTGGTttgtgaaaaacaacaacaacgtgcCAGACCCCATCGAGTCTGAGCTCCCCGAGACCGAACCAACACGAGACTACTTTGAGTACAGAATAGATGATTATTGA
- the ykt6 gene encoding synaptobrevin homolog YKT6: MKLYSLCVLYKGTSKANLLKAAYDLSSFSFFQRSSVQEFMTFTSSLIVERSSIGSRASVKEQEYLCHVYVRSDSLGGVVIADNEYPSRVCFTLLDKVLEEFSRQVNSIDWPSGSPTTVQYTALDSYLAKYQNPREADAMTKVQAELDETKIILHNTMESLLERGEKLDDLVQKSEHLGNQSKAFYKTARKQNSCCEVM; encoded by the exons ATGAAGctctacagtttgtgtgtgttgtacaaaGGAACGAGCAAGGCCAACCTTCTCAAAGCAGCCTATGATTTGTCTTCATTCAGTTTTTTTCAGAGATCCAG TGTACAAGAGTTCATGACCTTCACCAGCAGTCTGATAGTCGAGCGCTCCTCAATAGGAAGCCGTGCTTCCGTCAAAGAGCAAG AATACCTGTGCCACGTGTACGTCCGGAGCGACAGTCTCGGCGGAGTGGTGATTGCAGATAACGAGTATCCCTCCAGAGTGTGCTTCACTTTGCTCGATAAG GTGTTGGAGGAATTTTCTCGGCAGGTGAACAGCATAGACTGGCCCTCGGGCTCACCGACTACAGTTCAGTACACCGCTTTAGACAGCTACCTGGCTAAGTATCAG AACCCACGGGAAGCTGATGCCATGACCAAGGTGCAAGCTGAACTGGATGAAACCAAAATTATTTTg CACAACACAATGGAGTCGCTTCTGGAACGAGGAGAAAAGCTGGATGACTTGGTACAGAAATCAGAGCACCTGGGAAACCAGTCAAAAGCCTTTTACAAAACG GCGCGGAAGCAGAACTCTTGCTGCGAAGTGATGTGA
- the ddx56 gene encoding probable ATP-dependent RNA helicase DDX56 has translation MDPERIQFHEMGLDDRILKALADLGWAQPTLIQEKAIPLALEGKDLLARARTGSGKTAAYAVPLIQRILTCKQTVQEQAVRALVLVPTKELGQQVQAMIRQLTAYCARDVRVADISGKADVSAQRPVLMEKPDVVVGTPSRVQAHIKAQNLELNSLEVLVIDEADLLFSFGFEADAKSLICHLPKIYQAFLMSATLTDDVQALKELVLHNPVTLKLQGSQLPDSSQLQQYSVKCEEEEKFLLIYTLLKLGLVRGKTLIFVSSLDRCYRLKLFLEQFSVPACVLNSELPVHSRCHIISQFNQGFYDYIIATDEQGLNNPTALSQSAESKGKKKKKNAKTKTGKDKEYGVSRGVDFQNIANVINFDFPSSVESYIHRVGRTARADNKGTALTFVSNSELTLLEDVEGALTGDSGNCALKPYGFKMDEIEGFRYRCRDAMRSVTKQAVKEARLKEIKQELLNSEKLKMYFEDNPRDLQLLRHDKDLHPAVIKPHLRNVPEYLIPSTLKTLVNPLLRRKKKIKTNSRGVLKTAFKNTRGKNIRGKNPLKSFRYNRKASKQKNKP, from the exons ATGGACCCCGAACGAATACAGTTTCACGAAATGGGATTAGACGACCGTATTTTAAAG GCACTAGCTGACCTTGGATGGGCTCAACCGACCCTTATTCAAGAAAAAGCCATTCCGCTGGCTCTCGAGGGAAAAGATCTTTTGGCAAGAGCTCGGACCGGGTCAGGAAAGACCGCTGCCTACGCCGTGCCACTGATTCAGAGGATCCTCACCTGTAAGCAG ACGGTGCAAGAGCAGGCAGTGCGAGCTTTAGTCCTGGTACCCACTAAAGAGCTGGGACAGCAGGTACAGGCCATGATCCGCCAGCTCACTGCTTACTGTGCGCGAGATGTCCGCGTGGCTGATATTTCCGGCAAGGCAGATGTATCAGCGCAGAG GCCAGTTCTGATGGAAAAGCCAGATGTCGTGGTGGGAACTCCGTCTCGTGTACAAGCCCACATCAAAGCCCAGAACTTGGAGCTGAACTCTCTGGAAGTGCTCGTCATCGACGAGGCGGACCTTCTTTTCTCGTTCGGCTTCGAGGCTGATGCTAAGAGCCTCATTTG TCACTTACCAAAGATCTATCAGGCGTTCTTAATGTCTGCTACACTCACGGACGATGTTCAGGCCTTGAAGGAGCTCGTTTTGCACAACCCT GTGACGCTGAAGCTCCAAGGCTCCCAGCTTCCGGACAGCTCACAACTGCAGCAATACAGTGTGAAATgcgaggaggaggagaagtTCCTCCTCATCTACACACTCCTCAAACTCGGCCTGGTGCGAGGGAAGACGCTCATATTCGTCTCCAGCCTGGATCGCTGCTACAGGCTCAAGCTGTTCTTGGAGCAGTTCAGCGTTCCTGCCTGCGTCCTTAACTCCGAACTCCCTGTGCACTCGAG GTGTCACATCATATCGCAGTTTAATCAAGGATTCTACGATTACATCATAGCCACAGACGAGCAAGGGCTCAACAACCCGACCGCCCTTTCCCAGAGTGCCGAGAGCaaagggaagaagaagaagaagaatgcaaAGACTAAAAC aggcAAAGATAAAGAATACGGTGTGTCCAGAGGAGTGGACTTCCAGAACATCGCAAACGTCATAAACTTTGACTTTCCCTCTTCTGTCGAATCCTACATCCACCGAGTCGGCAG AACCGCGAGGGCAGACAACAAAGGAACGGCTCTCACGTTCGTGTCCAATTCCGAGCTCACGTTGCTGGAGGATGTCGAGGGCGCTCTTACAGGAG ACAGCGGAAACTGTGCCCTGAAGCCATACGGGTTCAAAATGGACGAAATCGAAGGATTTCGATACAGATGTCGG GATGCGATGAGGTCTGTAACCAAGCAGGCAGTGAAGGAAGCCAGATTAAAGGAGATCAAGCAGGAGCTGCTCAACTCAGAGAAGCTTAAG ATGTATTTCGAGGACAACCCGAGAGATCTGCAACTGCTCCGTCACGACAAAGACCTGCATCCGGCCGTCATCAAACCCCACCTGAGAAACGTGCCAGAGTATTTGA TTCCATCGACGCTGAAGACTCTGGTCAACCCTCTGTTACGCCGGAAGAAGAAGATCAAGACCAACTCGAGGGGAGTCCTCAAAACTGCCTTCAAG AACACCAGAGGGAAGAACATCAGAGGGAAGAACCCACTGAAGAGTTTCCGCTACAACAGGAAAGCCAGCAAGCAGAAGAACAAACCCTAA